A window from Staphylococcus succinus encodes these proteins:
- the rpsP gene encoding 30S ribosomal protein S16 translates to MAVKLRLTRLGSKRNPFYRIVAADARAPRDGRNIQQIGTYNPSSVNAPEVKIDEELALKWLKDGAKPTDTVHNILSKEGILKKFDDQK, encoded by the coding sequence ATGGCAGTTAAATTACGTTTAACACGTTTAGGTTCTAAAAGAAATCCATTCTATCGTATCGTAGCAGCAGATGCTCGTGCGCCACGTGATGGTCGTAACATCCAACAAATCGGTACTTATAACCCTAGCAGCGTGAATGCACCAGAAGTTAAAATCGACGAAGAATTAGCGCTTAAATGGTTAAAAGATGGAGCTAAACCTACAGATACTGTACACAACATCTTATCAAAAGAAGGTATCTTGAAAAAATTCGACGATCAAAAATAA
- a CDS encoding 3-oxoacyl-ACP reductase: MNKTVLVTGSSRGLGAVIVRTLSQQGYNVIINYFQNKVLAEQLVSEIGEHQAIAIQADVTNKNDVEKLIAQATEYFGHIDAVVNNALVGFKFDPTQQKPFKDLSWDDYQQQLDGTLKSAFNVIQSVLPQFSERQSGAIISIGTNLYQNPVVPYHEYTTAKAGLIGLTRNIAAELGQFGITANVVSGGLLKTTDASAATTAEVFDLIAQTTPLKKVTAPQDVANMVAYLVSDQAKGITGQNFTIDGGLTMN; encoded by the coding sequence ATGAATAAAACAGTACTAGTAACTGGCAGTAGTCGAGGTTTAGGCGCAGTTATTGTTAGAACATTATCTCAGCAAGGATATAACGTTATCATTAATTATTTTCAAAATAAAGTACTGGCTGAGCAACTAGTATCTGAAATTGGCGAACATCAAGCAATAGCTATTCAAGCTGATGTTACAAATAAAAATGATGTCGAAAAATTAATAGCACAAGCTACAGAATATTTTGGTCATATCGATGCGGTAGTTAATAATGCATTAGTTGGGTTCAAGTTTGACCCTACACAGCAAAAACCTTTCAAAGACTTATCTTGGGACGATTATCAGCAACAACTCGATGGTACTTTAAAATCAGCATTTAACGTCATTCAAAGTGTATTACCCCAATTTTCAGAAAGACAATCTGGTGCCATTATTTCTATTGGTACTAATTTATATCAAAATCCTGTGGTACCTTATCATGAATATACAACAGCGAAAGCTGGTCTTATTGGGTTAACACGTAACATTGCAGCAGAATTAGGTCAGTTTGGCATTACAGCTAATGTTGTATCAGGCGGCTTATTAAAAACCACAGATGCCAGTGCTGCTACCACTGCTGAAGTATTTGATCTGATTGCACAGACAACACCTTTGAAAAAAGTTACCGCTCCACAAGACGTTGCCAATATGGTGGCCTATTTAGTATCTGATCAAGCAAAAGGTATAACAGGACAGAACTTTACCATTGATGGTGGTTTAACTATGAATTAA
- a CDS encoding LLM class flavin-dependent oxidoreductase, translating into MDSKKHLNIGILIYACGHHQAAWLMPDSSVERVGDISYYQELAQISEQGLFDAVFFADNHSFPAKSESDMPAFWFDPIVSLTAISQVTHHIGLVATISSTFSNPFTASRQLLSLDHVTQGRVGWNLVTSMTDLEAFNHSMPALPPREERYAKAHEFAQLMNKLFSSWDYNDFSHNRKDNHLIHSSHIHPFNHEGKFFNVKGPSTTPRSPQGKPVAMQAGASSQGIALAAKYADAVYAVAWNLKQAKAFRQKLDEQLLSEDPNRQHIKVFPGLVTYVGETYEAAYAKKQKLDEALPVETALKQLSFFIQQDCHNWDLDKPVPPLPPVESFTGPVGRYETVLEIIQDTNPTLRELLGYLNAGGGHLTLIGTPKDIVDTMELWMDCGVADGFNLMPPVLPNSLEDFVNLIIPELQKRDLFRSSYDGTTFREHLGLI; encoded by the coding sequence ATGGATTCTAAGAAACATCTCAATATTGGTATATTAATATATGCTTGTGGCCATCACCAAGCTGCTTGGTTAATGCCTGATTCAAGCGTTGAACGTGTAGGAGATATATCCTATTATCAAGAGCTAGCACAAATATCTGAGCAAGGTTTATTTGATGCTGTGTTCTTTGCAGACAATCATTCATTCCCAGCAAAGTCTGAAAGTGATATGCCAGCATTTTGGTTTGACCCTATAGTAAGTTTAACTGCAATTTCGCAAGTAACTCATCACATTGGCCTCGTAGCCACTATTTCCAGTACGTTTTCCAATCCTTTTACAGCATCTCGTCAGCTCTTAAGTTTAGACCATGTTACTCAAGGTCGTGTAGGTTGGAACCTTGTTACTTCAATGACTGATTTAGAAGCTTTTAACCATAGTATGCCAGCACTTCCACCACGCGAAGAAAGATATGCAAAAGCTCATGAATTTGCTCAACTGATGAATAAGCTATTTAGCTCTTGGGACTATAATGACTTTTCACATAATCGTAAAGACAATCATTTAATTCATTCATCACATATACACCCTTTCAATCACGAAGGAAAGTTCTTTAATGTAAAAGGTCCATCTACTACACCCCGTAGCCCTCAAGGCAAACCAGTAGCAATGCAAGCGGGTGCATCAAGCCAAGGCATAGCACTAGCTGCAAAATATGCTGATGCTGTTTATGCTGTTGCATGGAATTTAAAACAAGCAAAGGCCTTTCGTCAGAAACTTGACGAACAGTTACTGAGTGAAGATCCAAACAGACAACATATCAAGGTCTTCCCTGGTTTAGTTACATATGTAGGTGAGACATATGAAGCAGCATATGCAAAAAAACAAAAATTAGACGAAGCGCTACCAGTTGAAACTGCATTAAAGCAATTGAGCTTTTTCATACAACAAGACTGCCATAACTGGGATTTAGATAAACCTGTCCCACCATTACCTCCAGTTGAATCGTTTACAGGCCCTGTAGGTCGTTATGAGACAGTCCTTGAAATCATCCAAGACACGAATCCTACGTTAAGAGAACTACTAGGTTATCTCAATGCTGGTGGTGGACACTTAACTTTAATTGGCACACCAAAAGACATTGTAGACACTATGGAACTGTGGATGGATTGTGGTGTCGCTGATGGTTTTAATTTGATGCCTCCTGTACTTCCAAACAGTTTGGAAGATTTTGTAAATCTGATTATTCCTGAGCTGCAAAAAAGAGATTTATTTAGGTCCTCTTACGATGGTACAACTTTCCGAGAACATCTTGGCTTAATATAA
- the ffh gene encoding signal recognition particle protein, translating into MAFEGLSDRLQGTMQKIRGKGKVTEADIKLMMREVRLALLEADVNFKVVKEFVKTVSDRALGSDVMKSLTPGQQVIKIVQEELTQLMGGENATITMANKPPTVVMMVGLQGAGKTTTAGKLALLMRKKYNKKPMLVAADIYRPAAIDQLQTVGKQIDIPVYSEGDQVKPQQIVENAIKHAKEEHLDFVIIDTAGRLHVDEALMEELSDVKEITKPDEIMLVVDAMTGQDAVNVAQSFDDQLEVSGVTLTKLDGDTRGGAALSIRSVTQKPIKFVGMSEKLDGLEPFHPERMASRILGMGDVLSLIEKAQQDVDEDKAKDLEKKMRTSSFTLDDFLDQLDQVKSLGPLDDIMKMVPGMNKMKGLDNLNMDDKQIDHIKAIIQSMTPTERNNPDTLNVSRKKRIAKGSGRSVQEVNRLMKQFNEMKKMMKQFSGGGKGKKGKRKQMENMLNGMNLPF; encoded by the coding sequence ATGGCATTTGAAGGATTATCCGATCGTTTACAAGGAACGATGCAAAAAATTCGAGGCAAAGGTAAAGTTACGGAAGCAGATATTAAACTAATGATGCGTGAAGTAAGATTGGCATTGTTAGAAGCCGATGTTAACTTTAAAGTCGTAAAAGAATTTGTCAAAACTGTATCAGATAGAGCTTTAGGTTCAGATGTAATGAAATCATTAACACCTGGACAACAAGTAATCAAAATAGTGCAGGAAGAACTTACTCAACTTATGGGTGGAGAAAATGCTACGATTACTATGGCTAACAAACCGCCAACTGTTGTAATGATGGTCGGCTTACAAGGTGCAGGTAAAACCACGACAGCAGGTAAATTAGCACTGCTTATGCGTAAGAAGTATAATAAAAAACCAATGCTGGTAGCGGCAGATATTTATCGTCCAGCAGCTATTGATCAGTTACAAACTGTAGGTAAACAAATCGACATTCCTGTATACAGTGAAGGCGACCAAGTGAAACCACAACAAATTGTAGAAAATGCAATAAAACATGCTAAAGAGGAACACTTAGACTTTGTGATTATTGATACAGCTGGGCGTTTGCATGTGGATGAAGCATTAATGGAAGAATTAAGTGATGTTAAAGAAATTACCAAACCAGATGAAATTATGCTAGTTGTCGATGCAATGACAGGTCAAGATGCAGTTAATGTAGCCCAATCATTTGATGATCAACTTGAAGTTTCAGGTGTAACACTTACAAAATTAGACGGCGATACTCGTGGTGGTGCAGCGTTATCAATTCGTTCCGTAACTCAAAAACCGATTAAGTTTGTAGGTATGAGTGAAAAACTTGATGGTTTAGAACCATTCCATCCTGAACGTATGGCATCTCGTATCTTAGGAATGGGAGATGTATTAAGTTTAATTGAGAAAGCACAACAAGATGTAGATGAAGATAAAGCTAAAGACCTAGAGAAGAAAATGCGTACATCTTCATTTACGTTGGATGATTTCTTGGATCAATTAGACCAAGTTAAAAGTCTTGGACCATTAGATGATATTATGAAAATGGTGCCGGGTATGAATAAAATGAAAGGCTTAGATAATTTGAACATGGATGATAAACAAATTGATCATATTAAAGCCATCATACAATCAATGACGCCAACCGAAAGAAATAATCCAGATACATTGAATGTATCTCGAAAAAAACGTATCGCTAAAGGTTCAGGTCGTTCTGTACAAGAAGTGAACAGATTAATGAAACAATTTAACGAAATGAAAAAAATGATGAAACAATTTTCTGGCGGAGGCAAAGGTAAAAAAGGTAAACGTAAACAAATGGAAAATATGTTAAATGGCATGAACTTACCATTTTAG
- a CDS encoding putative DNA-binding protein: MSQNDLIKTIRMNYLFDFYQSLLTDKQRNYLELFYLQDYSLSEIADTFDVSRQAVYDNIRRTGDLVEDYEEKLGLYKNFEQRQDIYGKMKEHMNDPEKIKQYIQSLEDLE; the protein is encoded by the coding sequence ATGAGTCAAAATGATTTAATTAAAACAATTCGAATGAATTATCTATTTGATTTTTATCAATCTTTGTTAACTGATAAGCAGCGTAATTATTTAGAACTATTTTATTTACAAGATTATTCTTTAAGTGAAATCGCTGATACTTTTGATGTGAGTCGTCAAGCAGTTTATGATAATATAAGAAGAACTGGCGACTTAGTAGAAGATTATGAAGAAAAGTTGGGCTTATATAAAAACTTTGAACAAAGACAAGATATATACGGGAAAATGAAAGAACATATGAATGATCCAGAAAAAATAAAACAATACATTCAATCACTTGAAGATTTAGAATAG
- the ftsY gene encoding signal recognition particle-docking protein FtsY → MSFFKRLKNKFSGSDENQQQDEQLEQLETEQNSDEDKDKTSKKPKKLKEADFDEDGLISIEDFEEIEAQQLGAKFKAGLEKSRENFQEQLNNLIARYRKVDEDFFEALEEMLITADVGFNTVMQLVEELREEAQRRNISETEDLREVIVEKIVEIYHQDEENSEVMDLEDGRLNVILMVGVNGVGKTTTIGKLAHRYKSEGKKVMLAAGDTFRAGAIEQLKVWGERVGVEVMSQSEGSDPAAVMYDAINAAKSKEVDILICDTAGRLQNKSNLMNELEKVKRVIGRAVPEAPHEVLLCLDATTGQNALSQAKSFKEVTNVTGIVLTKLDGTAKGGIVLAIRNELHIPVKYVGLGEKLDDLQPFNPESYVYGLFADMIEQNVDEADEIAAPKSEDDDLEGNSNESK, encoded by the coding sequence ATGAGCTTTTTCAAACGATTAAAAAATAAATTTTCAGGTTCAGATGAAAATCAACAACAAGATGAACAATTAGAACAACTAGAAACTGAACAAAATAGTGATGAGGACAAAGATAAAACCTCAAAAAAACCTAAAAAATTAAAAGAAGCAGATTTTGATGAAGATGGCTTGATTTCAATTGAAGACTTTGAAGAAATTGAAGCGCAACAACTCGGAGCAAAATTTAAAGCTGGTTTAGAAAAATCACGTGAAAATTTCCAAGAGCAATTAAACAACTTGATTGCACGTTATCGTAAAGTAGATGAAGATTTCTTTGAAGCTCTAGAAGAAATGCTTATTACTGCTGATGTCGGGTTTAACACCGTCATGCAACTTGTAGAAGAATTACGTGAAGAAGCGCAACGCCGCAATATTTCTGAAACTGAAGATTTGCGTGAAGTCATTGTGGAAAAAATTGTTGAAATCTATCATCAAGACGAAGAAAATTCAGAAGTAATGGACTTGGAAGATGGTCGTCTTAATGTGATTCTTATGGTGGGCGTGAATGGTGTAGGTAAGACAACTACGATTGGTAAATTAGCACATCGTTATAAATCTGAAGGCAAAAAAGTTATGCTTGCAGCTGGTGATACATTTAGAGCTGGTGCGATAGAACAACTTAAAGTGTGGGGAGAACGCGTTGGTGTTGAAGTGATGAGCCAAAGTGAAGGATCAGATCCTGCGGCAGTGATGTACGACGCTATTAATGCAGCTAAAAGTAAAGAAGTAGACATTTTAATTTGTGATACTGCGGGACGTTTACAAAACAAATCTAATTTAATGAATGAATTAGAAAAAGTAAAACGTGTAATTGGACGTGCTGTACCCGAAGCACCTCACGAAGTGTTACTTTGCTTAGATGCTACTACTGGACAAAATGCATTATCACAAGCAAAATCATTTAAAGAAGTGACAAATGTTACAGGTATAGTGTTAACAAAACTAGATGGTACTGCTAAAGGTGGTATCGTATTAGCGATACGTAATGAACTGCATATACCTGTTAAATACGTTGGCTTAGGTGAAAAGTTAGATGATTTACAACCATTTAATCCTGAAAGCTATGTATATGGACTATTTGCTGATATGATTGAACAAAATGTTGATGAAGCTGACGAAATAGCAGCACCAAAGTCCGAAGATGATGACTTAGAAGGTAATTCTAATGAGTCAAAATGA
- the smc gene encoding chromosome segregation protein SMC, producing the protein MVYLKSIDAVGFKSFAEHTNVQFDEGVTAIVGPNGSGKSNITDAIKWVLGEQSAKSLRGAKMEDIIFSGAEHRKAQNYAEVRLKLDNSSGKLQIEAPEVLVTRRLYRSGESEYYLNNERARLKDIVDLFLDSGLGKEAFSIISQGRVDEILNAKPVDRRQILEESAGVLKYKKRKATAVQKLDQTEDNLSRVEDILYDLEGRVEPLREEAAIAKEYKHLSQEMEKSDVLVTVHDIEQYSKSIHELDDNLNFLKSQQEAKDAEKVQHTQALNKYKSERQQIDNQIETLNFQLVKATEDVEKYAGQLKVLEERKKNQSETNARFEEEQASLEHQSYTLKEEQTEAQTKIDQLKQQQKELNEKIHHFESQLYVTDEQHDEKLEKIKDKYYQLMSEQSDVNNDIRFLEHTIQENESKQSRLDSRLIEAYEELKNIQSDINDADKQRQSTQKELQQSEQQLNKYERKLTELKQQQETYEEKLHQAYRFNDKLKSRIDSLSTQQEEYSYFFNGVKHILKAKNDKLSGIHGAVAEIIQVPSELTKAIETALGASLQHVIVDSEKDGRQAIQYLKQHGLGRATFLPLNIIQPRQLGSDILKIAQDTHGFINVAAQAIQVDQAYQNVIQNLLGNTIIVDDLKHANELARSIRYRTRIVTLEGDIVNPGGSMTGGGDRKTKSILAQKDELTTMRKQLEDYQQQTIEFEKQFQTVKAQSDEISEKYFDTSQSYNNLKQTVHDCELELDRLRKKEAHIKDEHEEFEFEKNDGYQSETSKQTLIDKKQRLDEIKGQLQQLEGDIDLYTKLSKEGKESTTQMQQQLHQKQSDLAVVKERLNSQQQTKSRLEKQLLHVADQQQKLDEQISLFNSDEMTGEKAFETIQSSITESKADRDNLTTTLEEIKSRRTALNDTIEATDQQLQEANQDILSIENRYQDIKSEQSRLDVLINYAIDHLSEDYHLTYERASQLYDLDEDIDVIRKKVKLTKMSIEELGPVNLNAIEQFEEINTRYTFLDEQRTDLRAAKLTLEQIIEEMDQEVKDRFKETFFAVQGYFSEVFKSLFGGGQAELRLSGDDYLTAGVDIIVQPPGKKLQHLSLLSGGERALSAIALLFAILKVRSAPFVILDEVEAALDEANVIRYAQYLKKLSDQTQFIVITHRKGTMEFSDCLYGVTMQESGVSKLVSVNLNTIDKVMKEEQA; encoded by the coding sequence ATGGTATATTTGAAATCAATAGATGCCGTTGGGTTTAAATCTTTTGCTGAACATACAAATGTACAGTTCGATGAAGGAGTAACAGCAATTGTTGGACCGAACGGCAGTGGGAAAAGTAATATCACCGATGCAATCAAATGGGTACTAGGTGAACAATCAGCCAAATCACTTCGTGGTGCTAAAATGGAAGATATTATCTTCTCAGGGGCTGAACATAGAAAAGCTCAAAACTATGCAGAAGTAAGATTAAAGTTAGATAATAGTTCTGGTAAATTACAAATAGAGGCACCTGAAGTGTTGGTTACACGTCGATTATATAGAAGTGGTGAAAGCGAATACTATCTTAATAACGAACGTGCCAGATTAAAAGATATTGTGGATTTGTTTTTAGACTCTGGCTTAGGTAAAGAAGCATTTAGCATTATTTCACAAGGTCGTGTCGATGAAATATTAAATGCAAAACCTGTGGATAGACGACAAATATTGGAAGAGTCTGCAGGTGTGCTAAAGTACAAGAAACGTAAGGCGACCGCTGTACAAAAATTAGATCAAACTGAAGATAACCTTTCTCGAGTAGAAGATATTTTATATGACTTAGAAGGGCGCGTCGAGCCTTTAAGAGAGGAAGCAGCAATTGCTAAAGAATATAAGCACCTTTCTCAAGAGATGGAAAAAAGTGACGTACTAGTTACAGTGCACGATATTGAACAATATAGTAAAAGTATCCATGAACTCGATGACAATTTAAACTTCTTAAAGAGCCAACAAGAAGCTAAAGATGCAGAAAAAGTACAACATACGCAAGCATTAAATAAATATAAATCTGAGCGCCAACAAATTGATAATCAAATAGAAACGTTGAACTTTCAATTAGTTAAAGCAACAGAAGATGTTGAAAAATATGCAGGACAGCTTAAAGTTTTAGAAGAACGAAAAAAGAATCAATCTGAAACAAATGCGAGGTTTGAAGAAGAGCAAGCAAGCTTAGAGCATCAATCATATACACTTAAAGAAGAACAGACAGAGGCACAGACAAAGATTGATCAATTAAAACAACAACAAAAAGAATTAAATGAAAAAATACATCACTTTGAATCACAACTTTATGTTACAGATGAACAACATGATGAAAAGTTAGAAAAAATTAAAGATAAGTACTATCAATTGATGTCTGAGCAATCTGATGTCAATAATGATATTCGTTTTTTAGAACACACAATTCAAGAAAATGAGTCCAAGCAATCACGTTTAGATTCAAGATTAATTGAAGCATATGAAGAATTGAAAAACATTCAAAGTGATATTAATGATGCAGACAAACAACGTCAAAGTACACAAAAAGAACTGCAACAGTCAGAGCAACAGTTAAATAAATACGAACGCAAATTAACCGAACTCAAACAACAACAAGAAACATATGAAGAGAAATTACACCAAGCTTATCGTTTTAACGACAAGCTAAAATCACGTATAGATAGCTTATCTACACAACAAGAAGAATACAGTTATTTCTTCAACGGCGTAAAACACATACTTAAAGCTAAAAATGACAAGCTTTCTGGTATACATGGCGCAGTAGCAGAAATTATTCAAGTGCCTTCGGAGTTAACGAAAGCGATTGAAACGGCGTTAGGTGCATCATTACAACATGTCATTGTGGATTCTGAAAAAGACGGTAGACAAGCGATTCAATATTTAAAGCAACATGGTTTGGGAAGAGCCACGTTTTTACCATTAAATATCATTCAACCAAGACAATTGGGTAGCGATATTTTAAAGATTGCACAAGATACGCATGGCTTTATTAATGTTGCCGCACAAGCTATACAAGTTGATCAAGCATATCAAAATGTAATACAAAATTTACTTGGCAATACAATTATTGTGGATGACTTAAAGCATGCGAATGAGCTTGCACGTTCAATTCGTTACCGTACACGAATAGTAACGTTAGAAGGCGATATTGTTAACCCTGGTGGTTCAATGACTGGCGGTGGTGATCGTAAAACGAAAAGTATTTTAGCTCAAAAAGACGAGTTAACAACTATGCGTAAACAATTAGAAGACTACCAACAGCAAACCATTGAATTCGAAAAACAATTTCAAACAGTTAAAGCACAATCTGATGAAATAAGTGAAAAATATTTTGATACAAGTCAAAGTTACAATAACTTAAAGCAAACAGTGCATGATTGCGAATTAGAATTAGATCGTTTACGTAAAAAAGAAGCACACATCAAAGATGAACATGAAGAATTTGAATTTGAAAAAAATGACGGATATCAGAGTGAAACGAGTAAACAAACGCTCATAGATAAAAAGCAAAGATTAGATGAAATAAAAGGTCAATTACAACAATTAGAGGGTGATATTGACTTATACACTAAATTGTCGAAAGAAGGCAAAGAAAGTACAACACAAATGCAACAACAATTACATCAAAAGCAATCTGATTTAGCTGTAGTAAAAGAGCGACTCAATAGCCAACAACAAACGAAGTCAAGGCTGGAAAAACAGTTGCTTCACGTAGCAGATCAACAGCAGAAATTAGATGAACAAATAAGTTTGTTTAATTCAGATGAAATGACCGGCGAAAAGGCTTTTGAAACAATTCAAAGTAGTATCACTGAAAGTAAGGCAGATAGAGATAATTTGACGACGACACTTGAAGAAATCAAATCGCGTAGAACGGCTTTAAATGATACAATAGAAGCGACAGATCAGCAATTACAAGAAGCTAATCAAGATATTTTATCAATCGAAAATCGCTACCAAGACATTAAGTCTGAACAGTCTCGACTTGACGTGTTAATCAATTATGCTATTGACCACTTAAGTGAAGATTATCATTTAACTTATGAACGCGCGAGTCAATTATACGATTTAGATGAAGATATCGATGTAATACGTAAAAAAGTTAAATTAACAAAAATGTCCATAGAAGAACTTGGACCAGTTAATTTAAATGCTATTGAGCAATTTGAAGAAATTAATACACGTTATACATTCTTAGATGAACAGCGTACAGATTTAAGAGCAGCAAAGTTAACGCTAGAACAAATTATTGAAGAAATGGATCAAGAAGTAAAAGATCGTTTTAAAGAGACGTTTTTTGCAGTACAAGGTTATTTCTCAGAAGTATTTAAGTCATTGTTTGGTGGTGGACAAGCTGAGTTACGTTTGTCAGGTGATGATTATTTAACAGCAGGGGTGGATATCATTGTTCAACCTCCTGGAAAAAAATTGCAACACCTATCTTTATTAAGTGGTGGAGAACGTGCGTTGAGTGCAATTGCTCTATTATTTGCTATCTTAAAAGTACGTTCGGCTCCGTTTGTTATCTTAGATGAAGTAGAAGCAGCATTAGATGAAGCAAACGTTATACGCTATGCTCAGTACCTTAAAAAATTATCAGATCAAACACAGTTTATCGTAATTACTCACCGAAAAGGGACGATGGAATTTTCAGATTGTCTATATGGTGTTACCATGCAAGAATCAGGTGTATCAAAATTGGTAAGTGTTAATTTAAATACGATAGATAAAGTCATGAAGGAGGAACAAGCATGA
- the rnc gene encoding ribonuclease III, producing the protein MVQAFQKRFAQKMQELELDFNQVELYQQAFSHSSFINDFNMDRLDHNERLEFLGDAVLELTVSRYLFDKYPELPEGNLTKMRATIVCEPSLVIFAKKIQLNDLILLGKGEEKTGGRTRPSLVSDAFEAFVGALYLDQGLPSVWKFAEKIIFPYVEDDELDGVVDFKTQFQEYVHQQNKGDVTYRLINEEGPAHHRLFTSEVILEDIAVAEGKGKTKKESEQKAAESAYKLMKNKGL; encoded by the coding sequence ATGGTTCAAGCATTCCAAAAAAGGTTTGCTCAAAAGATGCAAGAATTAGAATTGGATTTTAATCAAGTAGAATTATATCAACAAGCATTTTCGCATTCTAGTTTTATCAATGATTTTAATATGGATCGTTTAGATCATAATGAACGATTAGAATTTTTAGGAGATGCGGTATTAGAATTGACGGTTTCACGCTATTTGTTCGATAAATATCCAGAATTGCCTGAAGGTAATTTAACAAAAATGCGTGCAACAATTGTTTGTGAGCCTTCACTTGTAATATTTGCCAAAAAAATTCAGCTTAATGATCTTATTTTATTAGGAAAAGGTGAGGAAAAAACAGGTGGAAGAACGCGACCATCACTTGTTTCAGATGCTTTTGAAGCGTTTGTGGGTGCTTTATACTTAGATCAAGGTTTACCTTCTGTATGGAAGTTTGCTGAAAAAATTATTTTCCCATATGTGGAGGATGATGAACTTGATGGTGTGGTGGATTTTAAAACGCAATTTCAAGAATATGTCCATCAGCAAAACAAAGGTGATGTGACCTATCGTCTAATAAACGAAGAAGGTCCTGCACATCATCGTTTGTTCACATCAGAGGTTATTCTAGAGGATATTGCTGTAGCTGAAGGTAAAGGCAAGACTAAAAAAGAATCAGAACAAAAAGCAGCGGAAAGTGCATATAAATTAATGAAAAACAAAGGGTTATAA
- a CDS encoding acyl carrier protein, with protein MENFDKVKDIIVDRLGVDAEKVTEGASFKDDLGADSLDIAELVMELEDEFGTEIPDEEAEKINTVGDAVSFINSIEK; from the coding sequence GTGGAAAACTTTGACAAAGTAAAAGATATCATTGTTGACCGTCTAGGGGTTGACGCTGAAAAGGTAACTGAAGGAGCATCTTTTAAAGATGATTTAGGCGCTGACTCACTTGACATCGCTGAATTAGTTATGGAATTAGAAGACGAATTTGGTACTGAAATTCCTGATGAAGAAGCTGAAAAAATCAACACTGTTGGTGATGCAGTTAGTTTTATCAATAGCATTGAAAAATAA
- the fabG gene encoding 3-oxoacyl-[acyl-carrier-protein] reductase — protein MTKSALVTGASRGIGRSIAIQLAEEGYNVAVNYAGSKDKADAVVEEIKAKGVESFSIQANVAVGTEVKTMIKEVVNQFGSVDVLVNNAGITRDNLIMRMKEQEWDDVIDTNLKGVFNCIQKVTPQMLKQKSGAIINLSSVVGAMGNPGQANYVATKAGVIGLTKSSARELASRSITVNAVAPGFIVSDMTDALSDELKSQMLEQIPLARFGDDKDIANTVAFLASDKAKYITGQTIHVNGGMYM, from the coding sequence ATGACTAAAAGTGCATTGGTAACCGGAGCTTCAAGAGGGATTGGACGCAGTATTGCCATCCAATTAGCCGAAGAAGGGTATAATGTCGCAGTAAACTATGCTGGTAGTAAAGATAAAGCAGATGCAGTTGTAGAAGAAATAAAAGCTAAGGGTGTAGAAAGCTTTTCAATTCAAGCGAATGTTGCAGTAGGCACTGAAGTCAAAACTATGATTAAAGAAGTAGTTAATCAATTTGGCTCAGTTGATGTGCTTGTAAATAATGCTGGTATTACACGTGATAATTTAATCATGCGTATGAAAGAACAAGAATGGGACGATGTTATCGACACAAATTTAAAAGGTGTGTTTAATTGTATACAAAAAGTAACACCACAAATGTTGAAACAAAAAAGTGGAGCAATTATCAATTTATCTAGTGTTGTTGGTGCCATGGGTAATCCAGGTCAAGCAAATTATGTTGCAACAAAGGCAGGTGTCATTGGTTTAACCAAGTCATCTGCAAGAGAATTAGCTTCAAGAAGTATCACTGTAAATGCTGTAGCACCTGGCTTTATTGTTTCAGACATGACAGATGCTTTGAGTGATGAGTTAAAATCACAAATGTTAGAGCAAATTCCATTAGCAAGATTTGGAGACGATAAAGATATTGCTAATACCGTAGCCTTTTTAGCATCGGATAAAGCAAAATATATTACTGGCCAAACAATTCACGTTAATGGCGGTATGTATATGTAA